In one Paraburkholderia megapolitana genomic region, the following are encoded:
- a CDS encoding YbjN domain-containing protein produces the protein MSNEAIHSNGIEAGTSNAGLAAVDSVFDAISAEQLAEIFKASGYRVTAAEQNGVVQLMSASQGVGFVVRFGNVATPGTVQTAGDAPVYLDYTLSCALQVQGDLPADLVPSWNRTKRFARLAAHAQFLVLELDVVVAGGVATAHLRSMIELWDRLLQEFLLHLRNRPAMAAADAAAADTGSESGFQVHNAGTTTQ, from the coding sequence ATGAGCAACGAAGCAATCCATTCCAACGGCATCGAAGCCGGCACGAGCAACGCGGGTCTTGCTGCAGTCGACTCGGTGTTCGACGCGATCAGCGCCGAACAACTCGCGGAAATTTTCAAGGCATCGGGTTATCGCGTCACAGCCGCTGAACAGAATGGCGTAGTGCAACTGATGAGCGCGAGCCAGGGCGTTGGGTTTGTCGTGCGCTTTGGCAATGTGGCAACACCGGGCACGGTTCAGACGGCAGGCGATGCGCCGGTCTATCTGGACTACACGCTCAGTTGCGCGCTGCAGGTGCAGGGCGATCTGCCGGCGGATCTGGTACCGAGCTGGAATCGTACGAAGCGTTTTGCACGTCTCGCAGCGCACGCACAATTTCTCGTGCTGGAGCTGGACGTGGTGGTCGCGGGCGGCGTGGCGACCGCACACCTTCGTTCGATGATCGAGTTGTGGGACCGCTTGCTGCAGGAATTCCTGCTGCATCTGCGTAACCGTCCGGCGATGGCGGCTGCCGATGCAGCGGCGGCCGACACGGGCAGCGAGAGTGGATTTCAGGTGCACAACGCGGGAACGACGACGCAATAA